A genomic segment from Anabas testudineus chromosome 6, fAnaTes1.2, whole genome shotgun sequence encodes:
- the tle3a gene encoding transducin-like enhancer protein 3-A isoform X8, translated as MYPQGRHPAPHQPGQPGFKFTVAESCDRIKDEFQFLQAQYHSLKVEYDKLANEKTEMQRHYVMYYEMSYGLNIEMHKQTEIAKRLNAILAQIMPFLSQEHQQQVAQAVERAKQVTMTELNAIIGQQQLQAQHLSHAAHGPAVQLPPHPSGLQPPGIPTVTGSGSGLLALGALSSQAHLPVKDEKNHHDLEHRENTNNSISPSESLRTASEKHRSSSDYSLDSKKRKVEKDSMSRYDSDGEKSDDLVVDVSNEDPATPRASPAHSPPENGIDKPHPPKKDTPNSPASVASSGSTPSSKAKELSHNDKSSTPGLKSNTPTPRNDAPTPGTSSTPGLRPILNKPPGIEALAPALRTPLSIAGSYPTPFAMMGHHEMNGGLTSPGVYAGLHIPPQMSAAAAAAYGRSPMGFDPHTHMRAPGLPASLSSISGGKPAYSFHVSADGQMQPVPFPPDALMGPGIPRHARQINTLNHGEVVCAVTVSNPTRHIYTGGKGCVKIWDISQPGSKSPVSQLDCLNRDNYIRSCKLLPDGRTLIVGGEASTLTIWDLASQTPRIKAELTSSAPACYALAISPDAKVCFSCCSDGNIAVWDLHNQTLVRQFQGHTDGASCIDISHDGTKLWTGGLDNTVRSWDLREGRQLQQHDFTSQIFSLGYCPTGEWLAVGMESSNVEVLHHSKPDKYQLHLHESCVLSLKFAYCGKWFVSTGKDNLLNAWRTPYGASIFQSKESSSVLSCDISTDDKYIVTGSGDKKATVYEVIY; from the exons ATGTATCCACAAGGCCGACATCCG GCTCCACACCAGCCCGGCCAGCCCGGCTTCAAATTTACCGTCGCCGAGTCTTGTGACAGGATTAAAGACGAATTTCAGTTCCTGCAAGCCCAGTATCACAG TCTTAAGGTGGAGTATGACAAACTGGCCAATGAGAAGACAGAGATGCAGCGCCACTATGTCATG TATTACGAGATGTCCTATGGGCTGAACATCGAGATGCACAAACAG ACAGAGATTGCCAAGCGGCTCAACGCAATTTTAGCTCAAATTATGCCTTTCCTGTCACAAGAG CACCAACAGCAGGTTGCTCAGGCAGTGGAGAGGGCAAAGCAGGTGACTATGACTGAGCTGAATGCCATCATCGGG cagcagcagctccaggcgCAGCACCTCTCCCATGCTGCACACGGGCCTGCAGTCCAGCTGCCACCTCACCCCTCAGGCTTGCAGCCGCCTGGCATCCCCACAGTGACAGGCTCTGGATCAGGCCTGCTGGCCCTTGGTGCCCTGAGCAGCCAAGCCCACCTCCCAGTGAAGGATGAGAAGAACCACCATGACCTCGAACACAGAG AGAACACG aATAACTCTATATCACCATCAGAAAGCTTACGCACAGCCAGTGAGAAGCACCGCAGCTCCTCTGACTACAGTTTGGACTCAAAGAAACGTAAAGTGGAGAAGGACAGCATGAGCAGATAT gacagtgatggagagaaaagtgATGACCTGGTGGTAGATGTGTCCAATGAG GACCCTGCCACTCCGCGGGCAAGCCCAGCTCACTCGCCACCTGAAAACGGCATTGATAAGCCCCACCCTCCAAAGAAGGATACACCCAACAGCCCTGCATCCGTTGCATCCTCTGGAAGCACCCCATCCTCCAAGGCCAAGGAGCTCAGTCAT AATGACAAATCCTCCACGCCTGGCCTCAAGTCCAACACCCCCACCCCTCGCAACGATGCCCCCACCCCTGGCACCAGCTCTACTCCCGGGCTCAGACCCATCTTGAACAAACCGCCAGGCATAGAGGCTCTTG CCCCAGCTTTGCGTACTCCTCTGTCCATCGCAGGGTCTTACCCTACTCCCTTTGCCATGATGGGCCATCATGAAATGAATGGAGGTCTGACTAGTCCTGGTGTGTATGCTGGTCTGCACATCCCCCCTCAGATGAgcgctgcagcagctgcagcctaTGGACGTTCCCCCATG GGGTTtgatcctcacacacacatgagaGCCCCCGGCCTTCCAGCCAGCCTCTCATCCATTTCTGGTGGAAAACC CGCGTACTCCTTCCATGTCAGCGCAGATGGTCAGATGCAGCCTGTGCCCTTCCCACCTGATGCTCTGATGGGTCCTGGTATTCCACGCCACGCCCGTCAGATCAACACACTCAACCACGGCGAGGTGGTGTGTGCTGTTACCGTTAGCAACCCCACACGCCATATCTACACTGGTGGCAAAGGCTGTGTCAAAATCTGGGACATTAGCCAACCCGGCAGCAAGAGTCCTGTGTCCCAGCTGGACTGTCTG AACAGGGATAACTACATCCGCTCCTGTAAGCTGCTGCCTGATGGCCGCACATTGATTGTTGGAGGCGAGGCCAGCACATTGACCATCTGGGATCTGGCCTCTCAGACACCCCGCATCAAGGCTGAGCTCACCTCCTCAGCCCCAGCATGCTACGCCTTGGCCATCAGCCCTGACGCCAAAGtctgcttctcctgctgcagtGATGGAAACATTGCCGTTTGGGATCTGCACAACCAGACTCTTGTTAG GCAGTTCCAGGGTCATACGGATGGTGCTAGCTGTATTGACATATCCCATGATGGCACTAAGCTGTGGACAGGCGGTCTTGACAACACTGTTCGCTCCTGGGATTTAAGGGAGGGccggcagctgcagcagcatgacTTCACTTCACAg ATCTTCTCTTTGGGCTACTGTCCAACTGGAGAGTGGCTTGCTGTGGGCATGGAGAGCAGCAACGTGGAGGTGCTCCACCACTCAAAGCCTGACAAGTATCAGCTCCACCTACACGAGAGCTGTGTCCTCTCTCTCAAGTTTGCCTACTGTG GTAAATGGTTCGTGAGCACTGGGAAGGACAATCTGTTGAATGCTTGGAGGACTCCTTATGGCGCCAGCATATTCCAG tCTAAGGAATCCTCATCTGTCCTGAGCTGTGACATCTCTACAGATGACAAGTATATTGTGACAGGCTCTGGTGACAAGAAGGCCACTGTATATGAAGTCATCTACTAG
- the tle3a gene encoding transducin-like enhancer protein 3-A isoform X1 produces the protein MYPQGRHPAPHQPGQPGFKFTVAESCDRIKDEFQFLQAQYHSLKVEYDKLANEKTEMQRHYVMYYEMSYGLNIEMHKQTEIAKRLNAILAQIMPFLSQEHQQQVAQAVERAKQVTMTELNAIIGVRGLPNLPLTQQQAAYPALMQQQLQAQHLSHAAHGPAVQLPPHPSGLQPPGIPTVTGSGSGLLALGALSSQAHLPVKDEKNHHDLEHRENTNNSISPSESLRTASEKHRSSSDYSLDSKKRKVEKDSMSRYDSDGEKSDDLVVDVSNEDPATPRASPAHSPPENGIDKPHPPKKDTPNSPASVASSGSTPSSKAKELSHNDKSSTPGLKSNTPTPRNDAPTPGTSSTPGLRPILNKPPGIEALAAPALRTPLSIAGSYPTPFAMMGHHEMNGGLTSPGVYAGLHIPPQMSAAAAAAYGRSPMGFDPHTHMRAPGLPASLSSISGGKPAYSFHVSADGQMQPVPFPPDALMGPGIPRHARQINTLNHGEVVCAVTVSNPTRHIYTGGKGCVKIWDISQPGSKSPVSQLDCLNRDNYIRSCKLLPDGRTLIVGGEASTLTIWDLASQTPRIKAELTSSAPACYALAISPDAKVCFSCCSDGNIAVWDLHNQTLVRQFQGHTDGASCIDISHDGTKLWTGGLDNTVRSWDLREGRQLQQHDFTSQIFSLGYCPTGEWLAVGMESSNVEVLHHSKPDKYQLHLHESCVLSLKFAYCGKWFVSTGKDNLLNAWRTPYGASIFQSKESSSVLSCDISTDDKYIVTGSGDKKATVYEVIY, from the exons ATGTATCCACAAGGCCGACATCCG GCTCCACACCAGCCCGGCCAGCCCGGCTTCAAATTTACCGTCGCCGAGTCTTGTGACAGGATTAAAGACGAATTTCAGTTCCTGCAAGCCCAGTATCACAG TCTTAAGGTGGAGTATGACAAACTGGCCAATGAGAAGACAGAGATGCAGCGCCACTATGTCATG TATTACGAGATGTCCTATGGGCTGAACATCGAGATGCACAAACAG ACAGAGATTGCCAAGCGGCTCAACGCAATTTTAGCTCAAATTATGCCTTTCCTGTCACAAGAG CACCAACAGCAGGTTGCTCAGGCAGTGGAGAGGGCAAAGCAGGTGACTATGACTGAGCTGAATGCCATCATCGGGGTACGTGGACTTCCCAATCTGCCTCTCACA cagcagcaagcTGCATACCCTGCTCTCATG cagcagcagctccaggcgCAGCACCTCTCCCATGCTGCACACGGGCCTGCAGTCCAGCTGCCACCTCACCCCTCAGGCTTGCAGCCGCCTGGCATCCCCACAGTGACAGGCTCTGGATCAGGCCTGCTGGCCCTTGGTGCCCTGAGCAGCCAAGCCCACCTCCCAGTGAAGGATGAGAAGAACCACCATGACCTCGAACACAGAG AGAACACG aATAACTCTATATCACCATCAGAAAGCTTACGCACAGCCAGTGAGAAGCACCGCAGCTCCTCTGACTACAGTTTGGACTCAAAGAAACGTAAAGTGGAGAAGGACAGCATGAGCAGATAT gacagtgatggagagaaaagtgATGACCTGGTGGTAGATGTGTCCAATGAG GACCCTGCCACTCCGCGGGCAAGCCCAGCTCACTCGCCACCTGAAAACGGCATTGATAAGCCCCACCCTCCAAAGAAGGATACACCCAACAGCCCTGCATCCGTTGCATCCTCTGGAAGCACCCCATCCTCCAAGGCCAAGGAGCTCAGTCAT AATGACAAATCCTCCACGCCTGGCCTCAAGTCCAACACCCCCACCCCTCGCAACGATGCCCCCACCCCTGGCACCAGCTCTACTCCCGGGCTCAGACCCATCTTGAACAAACCGCCAGGCATAGAGGCTCTTG CAGCCCCAGCTTTGCGTACTCCTCTGTCCATCGCAGGGTCTTACCCTACTCCCTTTGCCATGATGGGCCATCATGAAATGAATGGAGGTCTGACTAGTCCTGGTGTGTATGCTGGTCTGCACATCCCCCCTCAGATGAgcgctgcagcagctgcagcctaTGGACGTTCCCCCATG GGGTTtgatcctcacacacacatgagaGCCCCCGGCCTTCCAGCCAGCCTCTCATCCATTTCTGGTGGAAAACC CGCGTACTCCTTCCATGTCAGCGCAGATGGTCAGATGCAGCCTGTGCCCTTCCCACCTGATGCTCTGATGGGTCCTGGTATTCCACGCCACGCCCGTCAGATCAACACACTCAACCACGGCGAGGTGGTGTGTGCTGTTACCGTTAGCAACCCCACACGCCATATCTACACTGGTGGCAAAGGCTGTGTCAAAATCTGGGACATTAGCCAACCCGGCAGCAAGAGTCCTGTGTCCCAGCTGGACTGTCTG AACAGGGATAACTACATCCGCTCCTGTAAGCTGCTGCCTGATGGCCGCACATTGATTGTTGGAGGCGAGGCCAGCACATTGACCATCTGGGATCTGGCCTCTCAGACACCCCGCATCAAGGCTGAGCTCACCTCCTCAGCCCCAGCATGCTACGCCTTGGCCATCAGCCCTGACGCCAAAGtctgcttctcctgctgcagtGATGGAAACATTGCCGTTTGGGATCTGCACAACCAGACTCTTGTTAG GCAGTTCCAGGGTCATACGGATGGTGCTAGCTGTATTGACATATCCCATGATGGCACTAAGCTGTGGACAGGCGGTCTTGACAACACTGTTCGCTCCTGGGATTTAAGGGAGGGccggcagctgcagcagcatgacTTCACTTCACAg ATCTTCTCTTTGGGCTACTGTCCAACTGGAGAGTGGCTTGCTGTGGGCATGGAGAGCAGCAACGTGGAGGTGCTCCACCACTCAAAGCCTGACAAGTATCAGCTCCACCTACACGAGAGCTGTGTCCTCTCTCTCAAGTTTGCCTACTGTG GTAAATGGTTCGTGAGCACTGGGAAGGACAATCTGTTGAATGCTTGGAGGACTCCTTATGGCGCCAGCATATTCCAG tCTAAGGAATCCTCATCTGTCCTGAGCTGTGACATCTCTACAGATGACAAGTATATTGTGACAGGCTCTGGTGACAAGAAGGCCACTGTATATGAAGTCATCTACTAG
- the tle3a gene encoding transducin-like enhancer protein 3-A isoform X2, producing the protein MYPQGRHPAPHQPGQPGFKFTVAESCDRIKDEFQFLQAQYHSLKVEYDKLANEKTEMQRHYVMYYEMSYGLNIEMHKQTEIAKRLNAILAQIMPFLSQEHQQQVAQAVERAKQVTMTELNAIIGVRGLPNLPLTQQAAYPALMQQQLQAQHLSHAAHGPAVQLPPHPSGLQPPGIPTVTGSGSGLLALGALSSQAHLPVKDEKNHHDLEHRENTNNSISPSESLRTASEKHRSSSDYSLDSKKRKVEKDSMSRYDSDGEKSDDLVVDVSNEDPATPRASPAHSPPENGIDKPHPPKKDTPNSPASVASSGSTPSSKAKELSHNDKSSTPGLKSNTPTPRNDAPTPGTSSTPGLRPILNKPPGIEALAAPALRTPLSIAGSYPTPFAMMGHHEMNGGLTSPGVYAGLHIPPQMSAAAAAAYGRSPMGFDPHTHMRAPGLPASLSSISGGKPAYSFHVSADGQMQPVPFPPDALMGPGIPRHARQINTLNHGEVVCAVTVSNPTRHIYTGGKGCVKIWDISQPGSKSPVSQLDCLNRDNYIRSCKLLPDGRTLIVGGEASTLTIWDLASQTPRIKAELTSSAPACYALAISPDAKVCFSCCSDGNIAVWDLHNQTLVRQFQGHTDGASCIDISHDGTKLWTGGLDNTVRSWDLREGRQLQQHDFTSQIFSLGYCPTGEWLAVGMESSNVEVLHHSKPDKYQLHLHESCVLSLKFAYCGKWFVSTGKDNLLNAWRTPYGASIFQSKESSSVLSCDISTDDKYIVTGSGDKKATVYEVIY; encoded by the exons ATGTATCCACAAGGCCGACATCCG GCTCCACACCAGCCCGGCCAGCCCGGCTTCAAATTTACCGTCGCCGAGTCTTGTGACAGGATTAAAGACGAATTTCAGTTCCTGCAAGCCCAGTATCACAG TCTTAAGGTGGAGTATGACAAACTGGCCAATGAGAAGACAGAGATGCAGCGCCACTATGTCATG TATTACGAGATGTCCTATGGGCTGAACATCGAGATGCACAAACAG ACAGAGATTGCCAAGCGGCTCAACGCAATTTTAGCTCAAATTATGCCTTTCCTGTCACAAGAG CACCAACAGCAGGTTGCTCAGGCAGTGGAGAGGGCAAAGCAGGTGACTATGACTGAGCTGAATGCCATCATCGGGGTACGTGGACTTCCCAATCTGCCTCTCACA cagcaagcTGCATACCCTGCTCTCATG cagcagcagctccaggcgCAGCACCTCTCCCATGCTGCACACGGGCCTGCAGTCCAGCTGCCACCTCACCCCTCAGGCTTGCAGCCGCCTGGCATCCCCACAGTGACAGGCTCTGGATCAGGCCTGCTGGCCCTTGGTGCCCTGAGCAGCCAAGCCCACCTCCCAGTGAAGGATGAGAAGAACCACCATGACCTCGAACACAGAG AGAACACG aATAACTCTATATCACCATCAGAAAGCTTACGCACAGCCAGTGAGAAGCACCGCAGCTCCTCTGACTACAGTTTGGACTCAAAGAAACGTAAAGTGGAGAAGGACAGCATGAGCAGATAT gacagtgatggagagaaaagtgATGACCTGGTGGTAGATGTGTCCAATGAG GACCCTGCCACTCCGCGGGCAAGCCCAGCTCACTCGCCACCTGAAAACGGCATTGATAAGCCCCACCCTCCAAAGAAGGATACACCCAACAGCCCTGCATCCGTTGCATCCTCTGGAAGCACCCCATCCTCCAAGGCCAAGGAGCTCAGTCAT AATGACAAATCCTCCACGCCTGGCCTCAAGTCCAACACCCCCACCCCTCGCAACGATGCCCCCACCCCTGGCACCAGCTCTACTCCCGGGCTCAGACCCATCTTGAACAAACCGCCAGGCATAGAGGCTCTTG CAGCCCCAGCTTTGCGTACTCCTCTGTCCATCGCAGGGTCTTACCCTACTCCCTTTGCCATGATGGGCCATCATGAAATGAATGGAGGTCTGACTAGTCCTGGTGTGTATGCTGGTCTGCACATCCCCCCTCAGATGAgcgctgcagcagctgcagcctaTGGACGTTCCCCCATG GGGTTtgatcctcacacacacatgagaGCCCCCGGCCTTCCAGCCAGCCTCTCATCCATTTCTGGTGGAAAACC CGCGTACTCCTTCCATGTCAGCGCAGATGGTCAGATGCAGCCTGTGCCCTTCCCACCTGATGCTCTGATGGGTCCTGGTATTCCACGCCACGCCCGTCAGATCAACACACTCAACCACGGCGAGGTGGTGTGTGCTGTTACCGTTAGCAACCCCACACGCCATATCTACACTGGTGGCAAAGGCTGTGTCAAAATCTGGGACATTAGCCAACCCGGCAGCAAGAGTCCTGTGTCCCAGCTGGACTGTCTG AACAGGGATAACTACATCCGCTCCTGTAAGCTGCTGCCTGATGGCCGCACATTGATTGTTGGAGGCGAGGCCAGCACATTGACCATCTGGGATCTGGCCTCTCAGACACCCCGCATCAAGGCTGAGCTCACCTCCTCAGCCCCAGCATGCTACGCCTTGGCCATCAGCCCTGACGCCAAAGtctgcttctcctgctgcagtGATGGAAACATTGCCGTTTGGGATCTGCACAACCAGACTCTTGTTAG GCAGTTCCAGGGTCATACGGATGGTGCTAGCTGTATTGACATATCCCATGATGGCACTAAGCTGTGGACAGGCGGTCTTGACAACACTGTTCGCTCCTGGGATTTAAGGGAGGGccggcagctgcagcagcatgacTTCACTTCACAg ATCTTCTCTTTGGGCTACTGTCCAACTGGAGAGTGGCTTGCTGTGGGCATGGAGAGCAGCAACGTGGAGGTGCTCCACCACTCAAAGCCTGACAAGTATCAGCTCCACCTACACGAGAGCTGTGTCCTCTCTCTCAAGTTTGCCTACTGTG GTAAATGGTTCGTGAGCACTGGGAAGGACAATCTGTTGAATGCTTGGAGGACTCCTTATGGCGCCAGCATATTCCAG tCTAAGGAATCCTCATCTGTCCTGAGCTGTGACATCTCTACAGATGACAAGTATATTGTGACAGGCTCTGGTGACAAGAAGGCCACTGTATATGAAGTCATCTACTAG
- the tle3a gene encoding transducin-like enhancer protein 3-A isoform X4, giving the protein MYPQGRHPAPHQPGQPGFKFTVAESCDRIKDEFQFLQAQYHSLKVEYDKLANEKTEMQRHYVMYYEMSYGLNIEMHKQTEIAKRLNAILAQIMPFLSQEHQQQVAQAVERAKQVTMTELNAIIGVRGLPNLPLTQQQLQAQHLSHAAHGPAVQLPPHPSGLQPPGIPTVTGSGSGLLALGALSSQAHLPVKDEKNHHDLEHRENTNNSISPSESLRTASEKHRSSSDYSLDSKKRKVEKDSMSRYDSDGEKSDDLVVDVSNEDPATPRASPAHSPPENGIDKPHPPKKDTPNSPASVASSGSTPSSKAKELSHNDKSSTPGLKSNTPTPRNDAPTPGTSSTPGLRPILNKPPGIEALAAPALRTPLSIAGSYPTPFAMMGHHEMNGGLTSPGVYAGLHIPPQMSAAAAAAYGRSPMGFDPHTHMRAPGLPASLSSISGGKPAYSFHVSADGQMQPVPFPPDALMGPGIPRHARQINTLNHGEVVCAVTVSNPTRHIYTGGKGCVKIWDISQPGSKSPVSQLDCLNRDNYIRSCKLLPDGRTLIVGGEASTLTIWDLASQTPRIKAELTSSAPACYALAISPDAKVCFSCCSDGNIAVWDLHNQTLVRQFQGHTDGASCIDISHDGTKLWTGGLDNTVRSWDLREGRQLQQHDFTSQIFSLGYCPTGEWLAVGMESSNVEVLHHSKPDKYQLHLHESCVLSLKFAYCGKWFVSTGKDNLLNAWRTPYGASIFQSKESSSVLSCDISTDDKYIVTGSGDKKATVYEVIY; this is encoded by the exons ATGTATCCACAAGGCCGACATCCG GCTCCACACCAGCCCGGCCAGCCCGGCTTCAAATTTACCGTCGCCGAGTCTTGTGACAGGATTAAAGACGAATTTCAGTTCCTGCAAGCCCAGTATCACAG TCTTAAGGTGGAGTATGACAAACTGGCCAATGAGAAGACAGAGATGCAGCGCCACTATGTCATG TATTACGAGATGTCCTATGGGCTGAACATCGAGATGCACAAACAG ACAGAGATTGCCAAGCGGCTCAACGCAATTTTAGCTCAAATTATGCCTTTCCTGTCACAAGAG CACCAACAGCAGGTTGCTCAGGCAGTGGAGAGGGCAAAGCAGGTGACTATGACTGAGCTGAATGCCATCATCGGGGTACGTGGACTTCCCAATCTGCCTCTCACA cagcagcagctccaggcgCAGCACCTCTCCCATGCTGCACACGGGCCTGCAGTCCAGCTGCCACCTCACCCCTCAGGCTTGCAGCCGCCTGGCATCCCCACAGTGACAGGCTCTGGATCAGGCCTGCTGGCCCTTGGTGCCCTGAGCAGCCAAGCCCACCTCCCAGTGAAGGATGAGAAGAACCACCATGACCTCGAACACAGAG AGAACACG aATAACTCTATATCACCATCAGAAAGCTTACGCACAGCCAGTGAGAAGCACCGCAGCTCCTCTGACTACAGTTTGGACTCAAAGAAACGTAAAGTGGAGAAGGACAGCATGAGCAGATAT gacagtgatggagagaaaagtgATGACCTGGTGGTAGATGTGTCCAATGAG GACCCTGCCACTCCGCGGGCAAGCCCAGCTCACTCGCCACCTGAAAACGGCATTGATAAGCCCCACCCTCCAAAGAAGGATACACCCAACAGCCCTGCATCCGTTGCATCCTCTGGAAGCACCCCATCCTCCAAGGCCAAGGAGCTCAGTCAT AATGACAAATCCTCCACGCCTGGCCTCAAGTCCAACACCCCCACCCCTCGCAACGATGCCCCCACCCCTGGCACCAGCTCTACTCCCGGGCTCAGACCCATCTTGAACAAACCGCCAGGCATAGAGGCTCTTG CAGCCCCAGCTTTGCGTACTCCTCTGTCCATCGCAGGGTCTTACCCTACTCCCTTTGCCATGATGGGCCATCATGAAATGAATGGAGGTCTGACTAGTCCTGGTGTGTATGCTGGTCTGCACATCCCCCCTCAGATGAgcgctgcagcagctgcagcctaTGGACGTTCCCCCATG GGGTTtgatcctcacacacacatgagaGCCCCCGGCCTTCCAGCCAGCCTCTCATCCATTTCTGGTGGAAAACC CGCGTACTCCTTCCATGTCAGCGCAGATGGTCAGATGCAGCCTGTGCCCTTCCCACCTGATGCTCTGATGGGTCCTGGTATTCCACGCCACGCCCGTCAGATCAACACACTCAACCACGGCGAGGTGGTGTGTGCTGTTACCGTTAGCAACCCCACACGCCATATCTACACTGGTGGCAAAGGCTGTGTCAAAATCTGGGACATTAGCCAACCCGGCAGCAAGAGTCCTGTGTCCCAGCTGGACTGTCTG AACAGGGATAACTACATCCGCTCCTGTAAGCTGCTGCCTGATGGCCGCACATTGATTGTTGGAGGCGAGGCCAGCACATTGACCATCTGGGATCTGGCCTCTCAGACACCCCGCATCAAGGCTGAGCTCACCTCCTCAGCCCCAGCATGCTACGCCTTGGCCATCAGCCCTGACGCCAAAGtctgcttctcctgctgcagtGATGGAAACATTGCCGTTTGGGATCTGCACAACCAGACTCTTGTTAG GCAGTTCCAGGGTCATACGGATGGTGCTAGCTGTATTGACATATCCCATGATGGCACTAAGCTGTGGACAGGCGGTCTTGACAACACTGTTCGCTCCTGGGATTTAAGGGAGGGccggcagctgcagcagcatgacTTCACTTCACAg ATCTTCTCTTTGGGCTACTGTCCAACTGGAGAGTGGCTTGCTGTGGGCATGGAGAGCAGCAACGTGGAGGTGCTCCACCACTCAAAGCCTGACAAGTATCAGCTCCACCTACACGAGAGCTGTGTCCTCTCTCTCAAGTTTGCCTACTGTG GTAAATGGTTCGTGAGCACTGGGAAGGACAATCTGTTGAATGCTTGGAGGACTCCTTATGGCGCCAGCATATTCCAG tCTAAGGAATCCTCATCTGTCCTGAGCTGTGACATCTCTACAGATGACAAGTATATTGTGACAGGCTCTGGTGACAAGAAGGCCACTGTATATGAAGTCATCTACTAG